The DNA window CCCTCCGCGACCGCCCGCCCCGGGCAGCGGGAAGGATTCTGCTGATCACCTGCGGCGTCGTGCACGGCCTGCTGGGCGCCTTCTGCGTCGGCCTCGTCGGCTGGGCCGCGTTCGCGGTCGTCATGGCCGTCCTCGCCCTGATCGTCTGGACGCTGATGGTGTACGACCCCGAGCGCTGGGCTCAGCCGACGGAAGCCGTCGTCCCGCACTGACGCGCGGCCAACGGAGCGCCGGGCTCAGCCCGCGACCCCGCGCTGACGCGCGGCCAACTTCGCCGCCTCCGCCGCGACGTGGCGCAGCGTGTCCGTCAGCTGGCGCCTGCGGCGGTGGAAGTCGTCCAGCGGCACGGCGGCGGATACGGCGGCGGTACCGGCGCGGGCGGCGCCCTGCACTCCGGTTAGCGCCGGTACGGGTACCGCCACGCAGGCCACTCCCGGCGCGCACTCCTCGACCTCCACGGCGACCCCCTCCCGCCGCACGCGCCGCAGCTCCGCGTCCAGCCGGTCCGGCGACGTGATCGTCCGCGGCGTGATCGCCCGCATCCCCGTACCCGTGAGGTAGCGCATGCGGGCGGCCCGGGGCAGCGCCGAGAGCAGCACCTTGCCGTGGGCGGTCGCGTGCCCGTCGAGATCCCGGCCCACGCTGAAGCCGCCCGTCGACGGGTCGGCGGCGTTCCCGGCGAGCACGGCGATGTCCCCGTCGCGGTACGTGCTGAAGTACGTGTCCGCGCCCGCTTCCCGCCGGGCTGTGAGCAGGAGTGCATGCACGGCGTCGTCCAGCTGCATCTGGCGCTGGAACGCCTGGTGCAGGACGGGCACGCGGTACCCGAGGGTGTACCCGCCCGCGGTACGGACCAGATGCCCGCGGGCGGTGAGCGTGCCGAGGATCTCGTACACGGTGGAGAGCCCGCAGTGGAGGTTCCTGGCCAGCGCCTTCGCCGTGACCGGGCCGGGGGATGTGGCGACGGCGTCCAGTACGTCGAGGGCGCGGTCCACGGACTGGGACATGGGAGGTTCGGATTCCTTCGAGGCTGGGCGGGTTGTCGGCGGACCTCCCAGCCTCGCACAGGAGCCGTCGGCGTCAGCTCTTGACCGGCGCCTTCTCGCGGAGCAGCTCCACGAACGCCCTCATCCACGCGGGCTGGTCGTTCCACGCCCGCGCGGACACCATGTTCCCGTCGACGACGGCCTCCGCGTCCACGAACGTCCCGCCCGCGAGCTGCACGTCCGGGCGGCACGCCGGCCACGCGGCCGTACGGCGGCCCTTGAGGACGCCCAGCGGCGTCAGCGCGATCACGGCGTGGCAGATGTGCGCGATGGGCTTGTTCTGCGCGAAGAACGATTTGATGATCCGCTGGAAGTCGGGATCCAGCCGCAGGAACTCCGGCGCGCGGC is part of the Streptomyces roseifaciens genome and encodes:
- a CDS encoding DJ-1/PfpI family protein, coding for MPRILITTGDAAEDLEVLYPYQRLLEEGYEVDIAAPTVKQLQFVVHDFVASFDTYTEKLGHSWPADVALANVNPSDYAAVVIPGGRAPEFLRLDPDFQRIIKSFFAQNKPIAHICHAVIALTPLGVLKGRRTAAWPACRPDVQLAGGTFVDAEAVVDGNMVSARAWNDQPAWMRAFVELLREKAPVKS
- a CDS encoding IclR family transcriptional regulator; this encodes MSQSVDRALDVLDAVATSPGPVTAKALARNLHCGLSTVYEILGTLTARGHLVRTAGGYTLGYRVPVLHQAFQRQMQLDDAVHALLLTARREAGADTYFSTYRDGDIAVLAGNAADPSTGGFSVGRDLDGHATAHGKVLLSALPRAARMRYLTGTGMRAITPRTITSPDRLDAELRRVRREGVAVEVEECAPGVACVAVPVPALTGVQGAARAGTAAVSAAVPLDDFHRRRRQLTDTLRHVAAEAAKLAARQRGVAG